One Eurosta solidaginis isolate ZX-2024a chromosome 1, ASM4086904v1, whole genome shotgun sequence genomic window, ttttgttaccaatatgcaataatacagccttcaaactcagtttattgctatCTATGAACAATCACCACTCTTTTGACCAAACCCTTTGAATAAAcaaggaatgtcgttgcagtagcatatactgtctttattggtatagtgtttggaagatggttcgtgacgagttctaaaatatatcaccttaacatcggatgacacaaatttaaattgttgcatacgagaagtgtggatctcggccttttccttggatagttccaaatctcttatccaatcattaagttgtgcttgtcacagaacgtttctctcgtttcccatgcgaaattcagtacaacttgattccccgcactcggATATTACTGtagacaatggaactggatccgcaactgccgttgaatgtagtactggtaatgtcactgcaggtacgctggcataggttactcttcttgatcttccaacgccaagtacttttgtctgacaaatataacactctattgaatggaaagtaggttctctccatataaTTGGtgtttcaaattttatttgttgtcctgattccgactgaatcaattctacccgacacgatgtacacaaagtgttcggtgtccatggtttttcagcattttttggctcaatgccaaaatacttggagtataaagttttcatatgatctgagaatactcgtcgtcgccttatgatagtatatcgGCCACACATGAACAGAAcattattacactcaaattctcacgtccttttactcattttattctttttaatgaatcacggttttgaaatttgacttatgaactgaattATCTCCGGCGAGCCCTGCAGATATTATGAAGTTTTAAGGCGCATTAaatcatatttatactcggaacaagaataaaattgaaaaaattaaatcttacctagacagaaaggttcctttttatacgaagccgggaaaagaaaatactacctgctttagatgcaggctttaaaaattttctgtgtcttataataggtgtatttttttcaagcgagcttgaagaaaacggttcaactagctaaacagtttcattatcccaaaaccatacagatggtggaggtttatcagctaattgttacttttttcgctgctatgacatttatacttctagcgcagtatgtttttgacactcaaccagagaattacaaacacaaaatacatgaaatgcgtgtgtttgtttgtatgtatgtcaccctgccgccacgctgttattttgttatttttgtttatctgcacattcctatgttcatttcattcgctcgttcacaatagtgccctcaatttgaatatgcaacaatatacaacactatcaatcaggtcgacaattaccttagcggtttcaactgaaagcgcttagccaactcaactcaattactttttattgttgctttccatgcaattcggtaagctagctagtgttttaattgtactagttagcaacgaaattcagctaattttgaaaatctacctgcatacttacccataagtgacggaaatacatgtttataactacatgcctacagcaggtttcgaacccaacaaCTCTTCCTTTCGATGTTACCACTCTACCTatatactataaaacaattcgagtattaaaagtactatttgatttatttaaagaaaaagtattatcattgttatggtgttatacGTTTATctggataatatcccatttgcactttatacctttaatatatgtatgtatacaatgtaaattatttttttgtgtagggctgcacaacaattttaatattttatcagTTTTCATTCCCATTTGGTTTGCGTTAattttaatacctctaattttaaACTTTCATAATAGaagttttgttttgtttcttttatttgtgaattaaatttttttattaaagtctTTAACTTCGGAAGTTTAAAGAAAACCAAAATTCCTTCGattgatttgaaataaaaattttttttgtaaattttttttttatagtgttGTGCAGGCTTGATAATTTTAAAGCAGTGATATAAAtgcaagaattacaaaaaaaaaacattttctagTGTGTggttatttttgaataaaaagtgaatgaaaaatcaaaaatttttttttataaaaatgtatgtgaaatcgtgtattttgtttttttgtttgattgTGTTGCATCGTCTTATTTGCATGTTCTTGCATTTGTGAACCGACTATGTGTTTgtgtgcttatgattttagtgttAATGTTGCGTGTGTTCTTCCATTTTTGCCAGGAACGAGCAGCAGTCGTAGGCCGCGACTTAgacgaattttaaagaagactaaAACTGCCCAAAAGGTTTAAAGCAGAAGAAGATAGTTGGTAGAGGACGTTGTCCAACAGCCCGGAGAAAAGCTCACAAAACATTTTAAATGGGGTATCAATAAAGCGGCAAATTTCCCGGGGATACACGCAACACAACACAACTACTTTTTCAAACAAATTGCGCCAACACAGAATCACACCTACACAAACGGAATTCATCATTCGCATACACAAACACAAAGTTGGTAAGACAAAATATACACCAATACACGCACACGTACACATTTCCATAACACAAGTGAGGCAACATTGTTGATTAAACACGTCAACATTAACTCAACTTTCCACGAACACGCAACACGTAACATTCGCATTTGACACAGTTTACAAGGCGCAAGCAACCTAGCGCCAGCAACACTTGGCAATATATAGCTAGCTACACGAAACATCAGAATACACACCACACAATTTTGTCGGCAAGTTTCCATCAGCATCCAAAAGGAGAGTGAGCACATCACGGAGAACCCACCACAGCGGCTCTCAGTAATCTTCATATCCAAAATAAATTAACGGGTCTCACAACGCTtaaaataaccaaaacgaatcacGCCATTAGAGCGTATCACAATATTCGTAATATTCCttcctcgaaaaaaaaaaataataatttttagatTTAAGCATTTCTTTACCTTACTAGTTCACAACTGTATGAAGATTTGGGATCTGTACAGTATAGGGGCGAcgagtttaatttttatttaaatattcagAAGGCATTAactattttaaatcaaaaatgtttacaaGAAAATAATAATGCCGATATTACTTGAAACATTGAGGCAGCCTTAAAAATTGTCAAGGAAAACTTGCCTGTTCATATGAGAACAATAGTATATGCATTAAAACCATCGACCATAGAAGAAGCTTTACATGAATTAACAGCAGCAGGACTTATGAATGAATCGCAGACACCTGATAAGCCGCACTACCATGGTGGTAAAAACCATAGAAGTTTTAGGAATGATGTCAGACAAAACAGTACAAAGATCACAAAATAAACACAACATTTTAAGAATACACCTCAACATACAACATGGAAACCTAGGCCATATAGTCATATTCATCAATACAGTAGTTTTAGAAACAACAATTTTAGTCAAATGTGCAATCAACCTAGAAATACTACTGAACCCTTGGACGTGGATATTTCTGCTCACACAAGAAAACCACAAATTAATTTTAGCGAAACTTGTCAGGATTTTCAATTAACAGCTTCGGAAATGAATCAAGTTTACCCAATATTtggttaattaaaaataatttcaaaacaaaactttaattGACACAGGTCGTACAGACAGTTTACTAAGTAGGCGAAATTGTCCACCTTCTACAATAAAGGATCGTATGTAAATATAAAAACTGCTTCAGGAAATATTAGAATTTTTCAAGATGCAATTATACCACAAGAGCGTATAACTTTGCCCATACAAAATGATTGCATCTTTCATATTTAtgattttcattccatttcattatcATTTGACAGACTGATaggaaatgatatattaaaagaaaataatggtatAGTAAATTACAAGCATAAAACTTTGACTTTGAACGACCAAATCTTACCAATATTCTTTGATATCGAAGATGAAAGGGATTATGATTCTAATATAAATAATAgggaacaaattgatccatatccAGTAATAATGGGTATAAAAAATGATATTAGGATAGAACATTTGAATAAGGAGGAGAAAGGAAAATTAATTGATCTTTTAAACAATCACAAGAAAACATTTTATAAGAAAGGAGATTACTTGACTTTCACTCATGAGTTAAAACATTGAATACCAACTAAGGATAGTTCCCCGACTTATGCATGAATCTATCAATATCCTGAAATACATAAAAAGAagttaataaacaaattaaggAAATGTTAGAACAGGACATAATTAGTCATAGTAATTCCCCATATTATGCACCTATTTGGGTGGTGCCTAGAAAGGAGGATAACGCTGGAAATAAAGAATGGCGTATATTAGTTGATTATAGAAAGATTAGCGAAGtcacaaaagaagaaaaatatccGATACTTAATATTGAAGGAATTTTGGATAAACAAGGAAGAGCGAACTATTTCACACCACTTGACCTAACGAAAGGATTTTACCAAATAGAAGTAAAGCCAGAAGATCGTGAAAAAACAGCATTTAGTACTCTATACGGACACTGCGAATTCAATCGTACGCCGTTTGGACTTAAAAATGCACCAGCTACATTTCAGAGGTTGATGAAATGTTTTACAAGAATTTATCGGAAAAATTTGCTATGTGTATTTAGATGATATAATTATATATTCTACTACTTTGGAAGAACATATAAAAAGTCTAGCACAAATACTCTAGACCCTACAAAACTCAAATTTTAAGGTATCCTTAAATAAAAGCGAGTTTTTAAAACACGAGACAAAATTCTTAGGTCATATAATAACTCAGGATGGTATAAAACCAAATAGCGATAAAATGGAGTGTATATAAAGGTTTCCTATTTCCAAAAACATTAAGGAAATACGATCCTTTATTGGCACacggaaataacaaatagttatatgCACTTttgaaataatagaatataatgtatttaacaatggttattaatgtatctactattttgtttaataaagtatctcaatcaaaatatttgatattcgatctatggaataacggtataactcaaaaaaaagaaaacatccattttctaataaaattatgtatatataaaatttggtactttttcttatcaaagaatcatactatctaaaatcttaccaagtaggattattataaatttatttttacctgcattgttaagttttattcacttttctcaaaaggttgattcttgagttataccgttatttcacacatcccctcaattactCTATTCATTTTTAAAACCCCTGTTAAGAAAATTATATTAATAGCaataatgaaaatgcgaaagaataaaattaaataatatttcacactgAGAGCAGTTATTGGTAGTCGCTAATCAATTACACTgatcgacggccaaaatttaccagagacgccgttatgaaattcgtgtgtaaaaccaccccctgatttcgaaaatcgagttcatttttgattcaatggtaccgtttttgagatatttgtaaTTTACCGTtaatcgaaaaaaccaaaaagatggctccctttaattacgtatatctcacgaacgggtcaagcaattgcaaaaacgtttacagaatcggaaagacgataaaatatgctaaaaaacgcatcatacattgttttttgctcaaccagacagttttcgagatattagcttatcatttcagattattgtttttttttttttttatgaaaaaataagaaaaaaattacttttgcgggggcagcattccaaaaacaaaacattttttccagatattttttctttgcgtaaagctctgtttaattaaaaaaaaaaagataagctatcatcgaagaaatcgatgcaaaactacgtaagttataagcgataaaataaaaatacctaggttgcgcaatttcaacgtatacctcaaaacgtatgtacggtataaagaagagtgaaatatcttgCTATGCTCTGTtcctatttagttaaaagttcaatttatgaatgaaatcacccatatttttaactttttttaaatttatttatgtttatactatattctaacaatctttattttaatttgattttactatgtagtcgaaataatcatgtgttctactttgacgcttattcagtttaggatcggtttctcttatgagaaaccagcagtaatcacccatcattgcgacgtcgcagaatccttgatatcgattgtcaattaatttcatttgcagatgaaacctttcgccatgttcgtcactttcgtcgccaagatttgccgaaAAAAAgatcaaatgtgagtgcagaaagtgaacttttaaggacatatttacgcctggaaagaaaatattagttaggtaaacaagttatagaattttgggaaattatttttaattagcctttaatatttacccatttttgcataattattgattaagtcgttcactatctgctcgtagttggggcttttgtgtctaccgagaaaagaagcaacgaccttttcaaaggattcccacggtGCTGCCTCAACtaatgagagtagtcctttgaattgattatttttgatcaacttttttatttgtggtccaacaaaaataccttcctttatcttggcttgagaaatatccggaaaattgttttcaaataatcgaatgcttcgccttgtttgtccaaagccttaacaaagtttttaatgagaccgagcttgatgtgtaagggtggaagaatgattttctctttcttgacaagagggtgtatttgatgttatccacaccaacggtaaactcgactctttccggccaatcctttctgacgtagtggtccttacgagctcggctatcccattttcagaggaagcagcagtgcttggtgtagccactttgtagaccgcatagcaatgcaacgactttgagatcagaacatattttccaatcatgctcttcacatttgataaatttgagtatttttagcatttcctcgtaggtttcctttgtatttactgcatgtgcgatcgggatagaaggctttttgttaccaatatgcaataatacacccttcaaactcagtttattgctatctatgaacaatcgccactttttgacaaaactctttgaataaaccaggaatgtcgttgcagtagcatatactgtctttcttggtgtAGTGTTTGGAagatggttcgtgacgagttctaaaatatatcaccttaacatcggatgacacaaatttaaattgttgcatacgagaagtgtggttctcggccttttccttggatagttccaaatctcttatccaatcattaagttgtgcttgtcacagaacgtttctctcgtttcccatgcgaaattcagtacaacttgattccccgcactcggATATTACTGtagacaatggaactggatccgcaactgccgttgaatgtagtactggtaatgtcactgcagttacgctggcataggttactcttcttgatcttccaacgccaagtacctTTGtctgacaaatataacactctattgaatggaaagtaggttctctccatatcattggtgtatcaaattttatttgttgtcctgattccgactgaataaATTCTACCgtacacgatgtacacaaagtgttcggtgtccatggtttttcagcatttttaggctcaatgcaaaaatacttggagtataaagttttcttATGATCTGAGAATattcgtcgtcgccttatgatagtatattggccacacatgaaacagaacatatctggatcgttattacactcaaattctcgcgtccttttactcattttatttttttttaataaatcatggttttgaaatttgacttatgaactgaactatctccggcgagccttgcagatgttatgaagtttcaaggcgcattaaatCATATTTATACTCGGGACAAgaataataattgaaaaaatcaaatcttacctagacagaaagattcctttttatacgaagccgggaaaagaaaatactacctgctttaggtGCAGGCTTTAAAATTTGTCTGTGTCTTATAATAGGTAGAAAACGCGTCAACTAGCCAAACAGTTTCATTAttgcaaaaccatacagatggtggaggtttatcagctaattgttacttttacCGAGTACCGATATTTTCTTTTGTATAGTGGACCGTATGTGCTACAAAACAAACTCGATGAAAAACGTTACCGTCATTTTTGCAAATTCCACTTTGCGACGAGGATCTTATGTCACCCGGAGCTATGCTGTCAATTCAATAACGTGGCTAAAGAGCTCCTTGAAGAATTCGTAAACGACTTTGTGCACCTCTATGGCCAAGAATTTGTAACCTATAATTGCCACAGTCTAAAACATTTATATGGCGATGTTTTAAAATATGGATCTCTTAATAACTTTAGCgcgtttaaatatgaaaattatctttatcaattgaaaaaaacaataaaaaagggATCGAATGTGTTGGCGCAAATATCCAACAGAGTTATTGAAAAAAGTTCCATAATAAAACAAGAGTCACATCGGGAATTGTTTCCTATTCTAAAAGGGGCTCTAAATGACAACACTTTCCGAGCTATCATATGTGAGCACTTCAAATTGTCGGCACGACCTCCAGATAATTATTTCTGCGTTAATAAAAGGgtctttattttaacaaaaataacaGCGATCAATAATGACATATGCATCTTCGCAAAGGAAGTTAAAAACCTCCAACGTAATGACTTTGAATCCAGAAGTTGGGTTCTGAATATTTACGAGACAAATTATTTGCTAATTTCTGACAACGAAGAGGAGTTTAATTTAACTAACATCGACTGtaaatatctttatttttatatagaagGGTATTCAAAACACTGCTGAAAAATGAGTAGCCATTACACAAATGTCCCCGTAGAATGTGAAGAAAGTGGTAAGTTTTATCACATGTGCTCCTATAAACATTTAATTTATGAATGGAATTTATATTTCTGCAGCTATTTACCCCGGCAATGAAGTAGTAATATTAACACAAGAGGAGCAATGCATTCCTTCTTCAATGGGGCAAACTCAAGGATATACGGAGAACATCACTGAGAACAAACCATGTGAGTCACTTATCTACCTATAAAAACTTAACTTTTCTTGGTACTAGTGCAGTGGcagaaattttaagattttattttttatacttttgCAGATAACGAACATTTGTTAGAAGTTATTGTAAATCAAAATAAGGAGCtgatagaagaaaataaaaaactacGCGAagtcaacaataaaatttatgaacaCTTTGCAGAAGAATTTGTCGGTTTAAAACGATCAATAGACCAAACCTTAGCTGCCTTTAAACGCCAACGCACTTTATGTTCCAAGCTGCCAAACCTTCCCTTCAACGATGTGAATGAAATATtggattttgaaaaaattttccaaaacgaTGAAGAAATGCGACAGGAATTGGTAAATATGATAAGTAGTTTAGTTGAAAATGTAAGCCGTTAGAGGTTTAGAAGACAGTATTTTTCAACGCCTTTCTCAGGCAATTGAAGTTATTATCACAGGACTATAATCACACCTCTTTACACCCCTTTTAACTACTAACTACATTAAAAtgttttttccctttttttgGTTCAACAGATAACGAAGTTCGCTAGACAACCGACAGATGACCTCAAAAAATTTATCGTTGCGAACTTGAAATATATATTTAATGACGATTATTTGGCACGCAATTTTTCATGGACAAATGTCAATAACAATATTTCTTTGAAGGATTTTATATGTATTAAACTTCTTAAAGGTACGTTATTAAACTTATTCAGCAAATTCCTAATTCATTTATGTACTAATTATAGAGTCGGCTATGGAAAACATACCCCAAACAAACTACACTAAAATAGACGAggctttgaaaaaattttttgatagtgCCAAGGACCGGTTCGCAAAATTATCGAAAAGAACAAGTACACAACTTGAGGGAGATAAAAGCCAAAAAATGTAGCTAAAGCATTTTAgccatttatcttttttattttattaattttattatattttggctTAAACTTGTGTTTAAAAATATCGCTTAATATGAGGAGTGCCATCGAAgctaaaagctaaaaaaagtaTTAACGCAGCTAAAGAATTTTAgccatttatcttttttattttattttatatgcaatTTTTGA contains:
- the LOC137241067 gene encoding uncharacterized protein; its protein translation is MSSHYTNVPVECEESAIYPGNEVVILTQEEQCIPSSMGQTQGYTENITENKPYNEHLLEVIVNQNKELIEENKKLREVNNKIYEHFAEEFVGLKRSIDQTLAAFKRQRTLCSKLPNLPFNDVNEILDFEKIFQNDEEMRQELITKFARQPTDDLKKFIVANLKYIFNDDYLARNFSWTNVNNNISLKDFICIKLLKESAMENIPQTNYTKIDEALKKFFDSAKDRFAKLSKRTSTQLEGDKSQKM